The following coding sequences are from one Apodemus sylvaticus chromosome X, mApoSyl1.1, whole genome shotgun sequence window:
- the LOC127675488 gene encoding LOW QUALITY PROTEIN: AKT-interacting protein-like (The sequence of the model RefSeq protein was modified relative to this genomic sequence to represent the inferred CDS: deleted 1 base in 1 codon): MKKKLLRGDGGNGVRHTAATSAFRQQRQVDEEAASTLSTDVHGRHIVTPMWSASAGSERQGAEGKEKTLVGDVKSSPPRSAPKNQLPSRTKNALPRSKPAPAGQSRKGRHASYRGSFYLEYSLLAEFTLVVKQKLPGVYVQPSFRSPLVWFGVIFIRHGLYQDGIFKFTVYIPDNYPDGDCPRLLFDIPVFHPLVDPTSGELDVQRKFAKWMRNHNRIWQVLMYARRVYYKISTKNPLNPDAAMLYERDIQLFKGKVAESVNICMAHLFDLPKIEDPYAISFSPWNPFVHVEAREKMLTPKKKREEQHSKSVHVPGLSWVKPGSLQPFSKEEKTVAT; this comes from the exons ATGAAGAAGAAACTTCTTAGGGGTGATGGAG GAAATGGAGTCAGGCACACCGCTGCAACATCAGCATTCAGgcaacagaggcaggtagatgaaGAAGCGGCAAGTACCCTCAG CACTGACGTTCATGGAAGACACATTGTGACCCCTATGTGGAGCGCATCTGCAGGCTCTGAGCGCCAAGGAGCAGAAGGCAAGGAGAAGACATTAGTGGGGGATGTGAAATCCAGTCCTCCACGAAGTGCACCCAAAAACCAGCTCCCTTCTAGAACCAAAAATGCCCTGCCCAGATCGAAGCCTGCCCCAGCAGGGCAGTCAAGAAAGGGCAGGCACGCCTCTTACAGA GGGTCCTTCTACCTGGAATATTCGCTTCTTGCGGAATTTACATTGGTGGTGAAGCAGAAGCTGCCAGGAGTCTATGTACAGCCATCTTTCCGCTCGCCATTAGTGTGGTTTGGAGTAATATTCATTAGGCACGGGCTCTATCAGGACGGCATATTCAAGTTTACGGTGTACATTCCCGATAATTACCCAGATGGCGACTGTCCACGCCTGCTGTTTGATATCCCCGTCTTTCACCCACTAGTGGATCCCACCTCGGGCGAGCTGGATGTACAAAGAAAATTCGCCAAGTGGATGCGCAACCACAATCGTATATGGCAGGTGTTAATGTATGCAAGGAGAGTCTACTACAAGATCAGCACGAAGAATCCCCTAAACCCAGACGCTGCAATGCTGTATGAAAGAGACATTCAGCTTTTTAAAGGTAAAGTGGCCGAAAGTGTTAACATCTGTATGGCTCATCTGTTTGACCTGCCGAAGATAGAAGACCCCTACGCCATTAGCTTTTCTCCGTGGAACCCTTTTGTACATGTTGAGGCCAGAGAAAAGATGCTGACTCCGAAAAAGAAGCGCGAGGAACAGCACAGTAAGAGTGTTCACGTTCCTGGCCTCTCATGGGTCAAGCCTGGCTCCCTACAGCCTTTCAGTAAAGAAGAGAAAACTGTAGCAACCTAA